In the Clostridium sporogenes genome, one interval contains:
- a CDS encoding acyltransferase, with translation MKEYLKKYLDEERLEMKKNFNRILPTNELLYDRWEKAALIKAGEGSSIYDTSVIMGDVKIGNNVWIGPFTMIEAINGKITIGDNCDISTGVQIYTHDSCLRVVSGGKKDLVKGDVTILENTYIGSMSIIKHGVKIGKRCIIGANSFVNKDIEDYSVACGTPAKIVGKVILKDDYVGIKYYR, from the coding sequence ATCAAGGAGTATTTAAAGAAATATTTAGATGAAGAACGTTTAGAAATGAAAAAAAATTTTAACAGGATACTTCCAACCAATGAACTTTTATATGATAGATGGGAGAAAGCAGCTTTAATAAAAGCAGGAGAAGGATCTAGTATATATGACACCAGTGTAATAATGGGAGATGTTAAAATAGGAAATAATGTTTGGATTGGTCCTTTTACTATGATTGAAGCCATAAATGGGAAAATTACCATTGGAGATAACTGCGATATTTCAACAGGAGTACAAATATATACTCATGATTCATGTTTAAGGGTTGTAAGTGGGGGAAAGAAAGATTTAGTAAAAGGAGATGTAACAATTTTAGAAAATACTTATATAGGAAGTATGAGTATAATAAAACATGGAGTAAAGATTGGGAAAAGATGTATAATAGGAGCCAATAGTTTTGTAAATAAGGATATTGAAGATTATAGCGTAGCTTGTGGAACTCCAGCTAAGATAGTTGGTAAGGTTATTTTAAAAGATGATTATGTAGGTATAAAGTATTATAGATAA